One Acinetobacter pullicarnis genomic region harbors:
- the carB gene encoding carbamoyl-phosphate synthase large subunit, with amino-acid sequence MAKRTDIKSILIIGAGPIVIGQACEFDYSGAQACKALREEGYRVILVNSNPATIMTDPTMADATYIEPITWQTVAQIIEKERPDALLPTMGGQTALNCALALDEQGILEKYNVELIGASKDAIEMAEDRKLFDDAMRRIGLECPRAAVASNMEEAFEIQAKLGFPSIIRPSFTMGGSGGGIAYNRDEFIEICERGFDLSPTHQLLIDESLIGWKEYEMEVVRDKNDNCIIVCTIENFDPMGVHTGDSITVAPAQTLTDKEFQLLRNASLAVLREIGVETGGSNVQFGICPNTGRMVVIEMNPRVSRSSALASKATGFPIAKVAAKLAVGYTLDELKNDITGGVTPASFEPSIDYVVTKIPRFNFEKFPQAEAILTTQMKSVGEVMAIGRNFQESVQKALRGLEVGVSGFDEQIEVGSKGAKDKILQELKVPGPERIWYVADAFRHGFTLDEVFAATNIDRWFLIQIEDIIKTEDQIKNLGFGDLNADNIRSFKRKGLSDLRIADLMGISQKQFRKHRWSLGVYPVYKRVDTCAAEFESDTAYMYSTYDEECEANPSSKDKIMVIGGGPNRIGQGIEFDYCCVHAALAMREDGYETIMVNCNPETVSTDYDTSDRLYFEPITLEDVLEIVRIEKPKGIIVQYGGQTPLKLARALEEAGAPIIGTSPDAIDRAEDRERFQQMIQRLQLRQPNNSIVKSAEEGMAEASKVGYPLVVRPSYVLGGRAMEIVYNDEELKRYLRDAVQASNEAPVLLDRFLDDAIEVDVDCVSDGKDVVIGGIMQHIEQAGIHSGDSACSIPPYSLSNEIQDEMRRQTVAMAKELGVIGLMNVQFAVKGEDVYILEVNPRASRTVPFVSKCIGESLAKVAARCMAGQSLESQGFTKEIIPTHFSVKEAVFPFNKFPGVDPVLGPEMKSTGEVMGVGKTFGEAFYKAVLGSNDRLPGIPTEGEIKHAFISVRDSDKQRAVGIAKQLIELGFKVIATGGTYDVLKDAGIDCERVNKVTEGRPNIVDRLKNGEIHFIINTTEGKQAQQDSFSIRRSALQAKVYYTTTLNGADAVCQALKIQLPMDVYRLQDLKTVD; translated from the coding sequence ATGGCTAAACGTACAGACATAAAAAGCATCTTAATTATTGGTGCGGGACCAATTGTGATTGGTCAAGCATGTGAGTTTGACTATTCAGGTGCGCAAGCGTGTAAAGCACTGCGTGAAGAAGGTTATCGCGTTATTTTGGTGAACTCTAATCCAGCCACCATCATGACTGACCCGACCATGGCAGATGCCACCTATATCGAACCGATTACTTGGCAAACTGTTGCACAAATCATTGAAAAAGAACGTCCAGATGCATTGCTCCCAACCATGGGTGGTCAAACCGCACTGAACTGCGCACTTGCACTTGATGAACAAGGTATTCTAGAAAAATACAATGTCGAATTAATTGGTGCGTCTAAAGATGCCATCGAAATGGCTGAAGACCGCAAATTATTTGACGATGCAATGCGTCGTATCGGCCTAGAATGCCCACGTGCTGCTGTTGCAAGCAACATGGAAGAAGCATTTGAGATCCAAGCGAAACTTGGCTTCCCATCTATTATTCGTCCATCATTCACAATGGGTGGTTCAGGTGGTGGTATCGCTTACAACCGCGATGAGTTCATCGAAATTTGTGAACGCGGTTTTGATTTATCTCCAACGCACCAACTGCTTATTGATGAATCATTAATTGGTTGGAAAGAATATGAGATGGAAGTTGTTCGTGACAAAAACGACAACTGTATCATTGTCTGTACCATTGAAAACTTTGACCCAATGGGCGTGCACACCGGTGACTCGATTACAGTTGCTCCTGCACAAACCCTAACCGACAAAGAATTCCAACTGTTACGTAATGCCTCTTTAGCAGTGCTTCGTGAAATTGGTGTAGAAACAGGCGGCTCAAACGTACAATTTGGTATTTGTCCAAACACTGGCCGTATGGTCGTGATTGAGATGAACCCACGTGTATCGCGTTCATCTGCACTTGCATCTAAAGCGACAGGTTTCCCTATCGCAAAAGTTGCTGCAAAACTTGCAGTGGGTTATACCCTTGATGAATTGAAAAATGATATTACTGGCGGTGTAACCCCAGCATCATTTGAACCATCTATTGACTATGTCGTTACCAAAATTCCTCGCTTTAACTTCGAGAAATTCCCACAAGCTGAAGCAATCTTAACCACACAGATGAAATCTGTAGGTGAAGTGATGGCAATTGGCCGTAACTTCCAAGAATCGGTTCAAAAAGCATTACGTGGTCTTGAAGTTGGTGTTTCTGGCTTTGATGAACAAATTGAAGTTGGTAGCAAAGGCGCGAAAGATAAAATCCTTCAAGAATTGAAAGTACCAGGCCCAGAACGTATCTGGTATGTTGCCGATGCATTCCGTCATGGTTTCACTTTAGATGAAGTCTTTGCTGCAACCAACATTGACCGTTGGTTCCTGATTCAAATTGAAGACATCATCAAAACTGAAGATCAAATCAAGAACTTAGGCTTTGGCGATTTAAATGCGGACAATATCCGTTCATTTAAACGTAAAGGCTTGTCTGATTTACGCATCGCTGATTTGATGGGTATTTCACAGAAACAATTCCGTAAGCATCGTTGGAGCTTAGGCGTTTATCCAGTTTATAAACGTGTAGACACTTGTGCTGCTGAGTTTGAATCTGATACTGCGTATATGTATTCGACTTACGATGAAGAATGTGAAGCGAATCCATCAAGCAAAGACAAAATCATGGTGATCGGTGGTGGTCCTAACCGTATCGGTCAAGGCATTGAATTTGATTATTGCTGTGTACATGCTGCTTTGGCAATGCGTGAAGATGGTTATGAAACCATTATGGTCAACTGTAACCCTGAAACAGTTTCAACAGACTATGACACTTCAGATCGCTTGTATTTCGAACCGATCACGCTTGAAGATGTACTTGAAATTGTACGTATCGAAAAACCGAAAGGCATCATCGTACAGTACGGTGGTCAAACCCCATTAAAATTGGCACGTGCTTTAGAAGAAGCCGGTGCACCAATTATCGGGACATCGCCTGACGCCATTGACCGCGCTGAAGACCGCGAACGTTTCCAACAAATGATTCAACGTTTACAACTTCGTCAACCGAACAACAGCATTGTAAAATCTGCTGAAGAAGGTATGGCAGAAGCTTCAAAAGTTGGTTATCCATTGGTTGTACGCCCATCTTATGTATTGGGTGGCCGTGCGATGGAAATCGTGTATAACGATGAAGAGCTTAAACGCTATTTACGTGATGCAGTACAAGCTTCAAATGAAGCACCTGTCCTACTCGACCGCTTCTTAGATGACGCGATCGAAGTTGACGTTGACTGTGTTTCTGATGGTAAAGATGTTGTGATTGGTGGCATCATGCAGCATATTGAACAAGCTGGTATTCACTCAGGTGACTCAGCATGTTCAATTCCGCCTTACTCGCTTTCGAATGAAATCCAAGACGAAATGCGTCGTCAAACTGTCGCAATGGCCAAAGAACTTGGCGTGATTGGCTTGATGAACGTACAGTTTGCAGTCAAAGGTGAAGACGTCTATATTCTAGAAGTTAACCCTCGCGCTTCTCGTACCGTACCTTTCGTTTCGAAATGTATCGGCGAGTCATTAGCAAAAGTTGCTGCACGTTGTATGGCTGGTCAATCACTTGAATCTCAAGGATTTACCAAAGAAATTATTCCTACACATTTCTCTGTGAAAGAAGCCGTCTTCCCATTCAATAAATTCCCAGGCGTTGATCCTGTGCTTGGGCCTGAAATGAAGTCGACTGGCGAAGTCATGGGTGTGGGTAAAACCTTTGGCGAAGCATTCTACAAAGCGGTGCTTGGTTCAAACGATCGTTTGCCTGGTATTCCTACTGAAGGTGAAATCAAACATGCTTTCATTTCAGTACGTGATTCAGACAAACAACGTGCTGTAGGCATCGCCAAACAACTGATTGAACTTGGCTTTAAAGTCATTGCCACTGGTGGTACTTACGACGTCCTTAAAGATGCGGGTATTGACTGTGAACGTGTAAATAAAGTTACTGAAGGTCGTCCTAATATCGTTGACCGCTTGAAAAATGGCGAGATTCACTTCATTATCAATACGACCGAAGGTAAGCAAGCTCAGCAGGATTCATTCTCAATCCGTCGTTCAGCACTCCAAGCGAAAGTGTATTACACCACCACGCTCAACGGTGCTGATGCTGTTTGTCAAGCATTAAAAATTCAGTTACCTATGGATGTTTATCGTTTGCAAGATTTAAAAACAGTAGATTAA
- the greA gene encoding transcription elongation factor GreA, with the protein MQRYPMTPQGKLALEQELQQLKSVVRPRIIQAIAEAREHGDLKENAEYHAAREQQGFCEGRIQDIEGKLGAAQVIDINDLEKNGRVVFGVTVTIENLDTEEQKTYKIVGDDEADFKINKISVNSPIARGLLGRNEGDEAKITTPQGQVEYEIVKIEYI; encoded by the coding sequence ATGCAACGTTATCCTATGACGCCACAAGGCAAACTCGCCTTAGAGCAAGAATTACAACAACTTAAATCTGTTGTTCGTCCACGTATTATTCAGGCGATTGCCGAAGCACGTGAACACGGGGATTTAAAAGAAAATGCGGAATATCATGCTGCACGTGAACAGCAAGGTTTCTGCGAAGGTCGAATTCAAGACATCGAAGGTAAGCTAGGTGCTGCTCAAGTGATTGACATTAATGATCTTGAGAAAAATGGCCGTGTGGTTTTTGGGGTTACCGTAACCATTGAAAACTTAGATACTGAAGAACAGAAAACCTATAAAATTGTAGGCGATGACGAAGCAGACTTTAAAATTAATAAAATCTCAGTCAACTCTCCAATTGCACGTGGTTTACTTGGTCGTAATGAAGGAGATGAAGCGAAAATCACCACTCCTCAAGGCCAAGTCGAATACGAAATTGTAAAAATAGAATATATCTAA